From the genome of Phycisphaerae bacterium, one region includes:
- a CDS encoding transposase, translating to VRHPPKNLESPLAVQLGFTFLDDPSLEAANNRAERALRPAVIARKSSCGNKTLRGKRTWEILTSLAATCYQPGQDSVEYLRPFLALAPASSARQARTPAG from the coding sequence CGGTTCGACACCCCCCAAAAAACCTGGAATCGCCTTTGGCTGTTCAACTTGGGTTCACCTTCCTGGACGACCCGTCCTTGGAGGCCGCCAACAATCGGGCCGAGCGAGCCCTGCGCCCCGCGGTCATCGCCCGCAAATCGTCCTGCGGCAACAAGACCTTGCGCGGCAAACGCACCTGGGAGATCCTCACCAGCCTGGCTGCCACCTGCTACCAACCGGGCCAGGACTCCGTCGAGTACCTCCGGCCATTCTTGGCCCTTGCTCCCGCGTCCTCAGCACGCCAAGCACGTACACCGGCAGGGTAG